The region gaagaagaagaagaagaagaagaagaagaagaaaatgaagatGATGACCGCATAGTAATAGACAGAAGAGAAGTTGCGCTTGTGGTTGGTAACTTAGTGGACGATACTCTGGTAATGTGCtgctgtttttatatattttactgagGTCGAAATCATGTCGCAGCCTTCTGAAATAAACATGACAGATATGCGCAGCGCAGATAGCCTTTGGTCCGCTGCTGACGTCTGGATTAAGAAGCCACATGTAGTAAATAAAAGACTGTGTGGCGTAACAGAGACGGAGTACAGGGACGTGGACACTGCGGAATTAATTCAGATTTTATCTTCTCTTCTGGGGACCAATATTAAGATTGCTGATATTTCTATGTTTCTTCACTCTGATATTGTGGATAAAGAACATGAAACTGCAGGACGCTGGTGTGTTGGAGTCAGAACTATTATTCCCAAAGTAAACAAGACAGGAGAGTTTCTATACAAAGAGGTTATCATAAAAGGTGAGCAACAGCGCAAATCCATTTAGATATGTTTCCTTTCTTCTCATTGACTttgacttcttttcttttaaagatatTGTTGGGCATGCAGTGACATTTATCCCTTTTGAAGAGACTGATGTGGGACAGGTTACTGTCAAGAGCAGTAACATTTATCAAATCCAGCTGCATTTAAAGCCAGAGGAAAGGTAAGTGTCTACTTAACTTAGTGTTAACTATCATCACGCTAATTAACCGTTCAGTGTTGTGTCTTTGTATGGAATTGTAAATACCTCAAAATAGAAAAATGGTTCAAGAGACAGTTAACAGGAAATATGatgaattaatttttgtttatttaaaatgagcaCTTTGATCATGTCCCACTTTAGTTTCCTGTTTCAGTTGGAAATATGTCAATAAAGGAAGTTTCCCCTGGTATTGTAGTTATGAGTTTATGGGGTGGTTTCCTGGACAGGATTTAAATTAAGCCAGGAGTAGGCTTAATCTGGAATAGTTAATCATAAAACAATAGCTATAAAAATAGCTTTCTGAAACACAGATTATGTACAGAATACTAACTCCTGGACTATAGAGTcctgaactaaaataaactagattaatttaaaaccaACTGTGCTAATCTGAATTAGCACGACAGACAAAACATGGAATGAACCAAGAAAAGCTTAATATTGTATGGAACTGAGAAGCAAATCCAaggaaaacaacagcattgGGAAAAAGactgcaataaaacaaaaaatgttactgaACAAGAGACAACTTGGTAGCAGAAAATGAAGCCCACACTACATTATAAGCGTATTCTTAATGAATgcgtaatgcattataaaaaaccttataatatgttatatcatcttatgaatattcataagaacagttttaatgtattataatatttattatttgtagttataGCTTAAGAGTATGATGATTTATAACGCACAATGAACATGTTACATTCACTTAAATTACAATAGATTATATTCCTGGATTATAAACTGACtttaagtaactttgcaagtacagCAACATTCTACCTACCCTAACCTTAACATAAGCCTACTAATACTCtgagagttagttgacatgtagttgcaaagttgctTATAGTCGACTATAGTCAGTAAACTAAGGGgagcatcaaaataaaatgtaacctaaaatataaacactgaaatttTTTCAGCTGAAATTATTAACTAGCTCacatcaatattaatattagccTCACAGGGAACACTCAAATAACACTCCACACCAAACCAGATGTAGTAAAATACTGTGCAGatcttaaataaacaatgtcaaGATATATAGcccattataaatgtaaaataagatttaatgtggtgttcattgtgtgttataaataatcataatcttaaaagctataaccacaaattataattgtatcataattgttgttataattataagacgatataacatattataagattttttataatgcattatgcattattatgctttaagaatacccttataatgtattataaatatagaCTTCATAGAAATTGTTACCCATTGGGGTCAGAAAGCCTTATAATTGGCCATGCTTGGATCTTCTAACAGAACAATGATCCAAACGGACCATCAAAATCAACTCAAAAATGGGTCACTGAGTACATACCAAAGGTTGTGCTGTGGTcgtcccagttccctgacctaAACCCTATAGAAAGCCTAAGGGAAAGGAGTTTAtcatggagctgggaaactgaaagatctgatctcttgtcaggtgttctccaaactaaAGTATTATAGGAGagattctatttatttatttattaaaagatcaaaatgattaacagtgcagatttattttcacaggctTCTTTGTTCATATCTAcaaagggtgccaataattttaagatataaaaacTGGAAAcatgaatttgaatttaaaactgCCTCCTGGTAGGTTTAATTTAAGACTCAATTTAGTCCTGAAGTAGCTCTAGTCTTCCCCCAGGAAATCAGCCTATTCAATTCTGGGCTAGgaaaagactatttaaaaccACGACAGAGAAAAGCAGATTCCTGTTAGTCTGGTTTAAAGGgccattttagtctaggactaggctctCTGTCCAGGAAACCGCCCCAAAGTGTCATGAAAccctaaaacacattttttgagcTGTTAACATATATGTACAGATTGCACATCagttaaagggtcatgaaaccccccttgtttcagcactggttagttctcaccatagttttgaaaaatgctgcaaaagtgggcTGTGGTGCGCTGCGGAGCGGAGGGGGAAGAGGGGAGATAGTCAACTTCGggttcagacagtttcatttcgctcctattgagttaacaacacaaataaatgcacaggcatttgcactctgcatcgaaaacatatatatgaacgTGCTGTTGCACCTCTATTAACATTTAAGGCTTACTTTGTGGCatttataatccttttgatAGGTTGCGTTAAGGAGTTGTAAAAACCACTATTACACTCACCTTATTAATGAATCACGTTTGTGCCGAACTCtac is a window of Labeo rohita strain BAU-BD-2019 unplaced genomic scaffold, IGBB_LRoh.1.0 scaffold_294, whole genome shotgun sequence DNA encoding:
- the LOC127160146 gene encoding probable tRNA (uracil-O(2)-)-methyltransferase, with the protein product MSQPSEINMTDMRSADSLWSAADVWIKKPHVVNKRLCGVTETEYRDVDTAELIQILSSLLGTNIKIADISMFLHSDIVDKEHETAGRWCVGVRTIIPKVNKTGEFLYKEVIIKDIVGHAVTFIPFEETDVGQVTVKSSNIYQIQLHLKPEERLFSLHALTPEQWCSDGVVYPKLSWLCTKLLPKLSRWALESKASEFKRTLSLIPVEKYSILYQQLKEKYKELVKVWPEVTDPEKFVFEDVAIATYLLVLWGEERAEKGTTAKQSFVDLGCGNGLLVHILNNEGVG